The Polaribacter sp. KT25b genome contains the following window.
GACTAATTTTTGCATATACTTATCAAAAGCAACTCCATCAAAAGGAACCACTACAATTTTACTTGCATGGTTATCGCTTCCTCTATCTTGACCTTTTTTTACATCAATAACAGAAAACATAAAATGAGTTACATGACCATTTTCAACATACGCTGTTGGTCTTTCTACAAATTGCCAATTATTTATTGTTCCGTCTGTATATTTAAATATTTTAAATTCTTCTTTTTTAAAGGCAATCCCTCTATATTTCCAATCTGCAATTCCATCTGTTGATGTAAAATGATGTGATGTTTTTGTTGGCCAATGATTGTAAACAATGTGATACATTCCGCCGCTATACCAAATGGTAGGATCCTCGTTTCTAGTTTGTGGTAACTCTGGGTATTTTTTATAAATGCGATCGCTCATAATTTTATAAGGACCTAAAATGCCATTATCACTAATCATTACCGCTGTAGACCTACCAATTAACATATATCTTCCATCAGGTCTCAATAAAATTTTTACATTAGACATATGTCCGAAGAAAAGCTGCTTTTTATTTTGATATTTTGCCAATCCTATATTAAAACCATTAGAATCTATTTGAATTTTACCAAGAAGTTTAAAAGGCCCTTCTGGCGAATTCGATACAAACACCTCTCCTTCGGTAATTTCGCTCGTTACTGCTGCATAACGTCCATCTTTCATACGCAGACCTATAACATTACCTCCTGTACCTTCTCTCCATTGTGGCCATAGTAAACCTTTATCTATATAAGGCCCCATAATATTATCACTTACTGCATGAATTCCTTTTGACCCCAAATGCCAACCGTCAGTATGGGATAAAGATTGATTCCAGCGACAAACATACATGTGGTATTTTCCATCATCACTTTTTACAATTTTCCCGTCCCAATAACAACTGTTTATCATTGTAGGATCTTCCAATCCATTGCTTATATCTCTAGGTAAAACATTATTTGCACCCCAAATTTCATCAGAAACTAATGGTTTTTGAATTGGCATTGGTTTAAAAAAATCTATTAAAGTCTTTGGCTCTTCTATTTTTGAAGCACAAGCCTGTAGCATGATTGCTATTAAAACTAAAATTTTAAACTGTTTCATTTTTTTTCTTCTTTGACTAATTTTTGCATATACTTATCAAAAGCAACTCCATCAAAAGGAACCACTACAATTTTACTTGCATGGTTATCGCTTCCTCTATCTTGACCTTTTTTTACATCAATGACAGAAAACATAAAATGAGTAACATGACCATTTTCAACGTACGCTGTTGGTCTTTCTACAAATTGCCAATCATTTATTGTTCCGTCTGTATATTTAAATATTTTAAATTCTTCTTTTTTAAAGGCAATCCCTCTATATTTCCAGTCTGCAATTCCATCTTCAGAAGTAAAATGATGTGATGTTTTTGTTGGCCAATGATTGTAAACAATGTGATACATTCCGCCGCTATACCAAATGGTAGGATCCTCGTTTCTAGTTTGTGGTAACTCTGGGTATTTTTTATAAATGCGATCGCTCATGATTTTATAAGGACCTAAAATGCCATTATCACTAATCATTACCGCTGTAGACCTACCAATTAACATATACCTTCCATCAGGTCTCAATAAAATTTTTACATTAGACATATGCCCATAATGTGGTTTTGTTTTATTCTGGTATCTTGCCAATCCCATACTAAATCCATTAGGGTCAACTTTAATTTTCCCTAACAATTTAAAAGGTCCATTTGGATTTTCAGAAACAAATATTTCACCATCAGTAAGTTCGCTAGTAACGGCTGCAAAGCGTCCATCATGCATTCTTAAACCAATAACATTATGACCTATTCCTTCTTTCCATTGTGGCCATAATAAACCTTTATCAACATAAGGTCCCATAATATTATTACTCACAGCATGCATTCCTTTAGAACCTATATGCCAACCTTTACTATGAGAATATTTTTCATCCCAACGACTTGCATACATATGATATTTGCCTTCATCATCTTTTATTATTTTCCCATCCCAATAACACCATTTTTTTAATGTAGCATCTTCTAATCCATTTGTGGTATCTCTAGGAATTACGTTTGAATCTCCCCAAATTCCTTCTGAAATTAAAGCTTTTTGAGGTTCCATTGGTAGAAAAAAGTCTACTAGGGTCTTTTTCTTTTGTGCGGATAACTTTATTGAAAAGCATAAAATAAATAGGATTAATAAACGACTAGGTGTTTCAGGGTAAATCATACTTATTATTTTTATTTATTATTGAAAATAATTATTTAATAACAACGAACTTCAAACATTCTAATATTTTCTTTTCCGTGCGTGTTTTTCAATTTTAAACGAATGGCAGTTGCTTTAACTTCATCAAAATTTATTTTTACTAAACGTGTAATATTGTACTCTTTTTTACCAACTTCTTTCCAGTTTCCTTGTACACGTGCTTCTACCGTAAAATCTTTTATCAATTCTGGAGGAACAGCAGTAACTTGCCCTTTATTTTTAGCAGGATCTTTATGCATCATCATTAAACGTTGCAAGTTGGTATCAAACTTCATTTCTACACTTGTAAATTTTTGAGGTTTGTTCCATTCTAATTGTAATTCAGCATTTAATCCTTCTGATTGCCAGTGATGAATTTTATTAATTTCATCTCTACTTACACCATCTAATAGATTTTTTACATCACCAGAACTAGTTGAAGAAGCAAAAATTAAATCTGCTGTTCTTGCTTTATCTTTAGGATCTTTTGCTGGTCTATGTGGAAAATACGAATCGTCTCTTAACAATTGCTCTTGCAAATCATTTATATTATTTTGATATAATTTTCTTGGCGAAACTCCTTTATTCGCACACATTGCTGCCGCTGTTCCTGCTGCTTGCCCCATCATAGAACAAGTACCAATAATTCTTGTTGATGAAAGTGCAATATGTGTAACACTCACGTTTCTGCCGGCAAATAATAAGTTGTCAATATTTTTAGAATACAAGCATCTAAAAGGGATTTGATACACTTCTTTAAACCTAGAATGAAAATAACTTGCAGGTTCGTTAAGGTTTTCAATTCCGCCAGGGCAATGTTCATCTAAAGACCAACCGCCAAAAGCAATTGCATCATCAAAATGACGTAATCCCAACATATCTGGTTCAGAAAGAATATAATCTCCTACAAATCTTCTAGATTCTCTTCTACCAGGAATTGAGCCTACCCAATCTAAAACAATATTAGCTGCTTCAGGGAAATCTCCAGAATTTTTTATATGATTCCAAACTCCATAGAAGTTAGCCATTAATTTATGACGGATTTCATCTCTTTCTCCAATAATATCTACATCACTTCCTAATTCTACCCACCAAAACCCTTCTTTTAAATGTTTTATTTTTCTATGTTTATCTTTAAATGCTTTTTCAGCATCAAAAGGAACAGCGTATTCTGGCGCATAAAAAGGCACTGGTCTTCCCATGTCTTTTGTTATCATCATAAAACAATCTCCCATAACCCAACCATCTGGTTTATCTGGCGCATATTTTTCATTAAATTCTGCTTTGCCTTCTCGTCCTTGTTTAAATTCTGCTCCTGCTGTTGCAGCCACAAAACCATCTCCAGAGCAATCTACAAAAACAGGTGCATTTATGGTAAAATCTGTTTCAGTGGTTAATTGTCGACAAACAACCGATTTAATTTTATTTTCATCAATATTTACATCCAACGCAGTTGTATTTAATAGTAGCGTTAAATTCTTTTCACGAATTACATAATTGTATAAAACATGATCCCAAACATGATATGATTCTTGCGGATTGTAATGCCAGTTTTCAATCAATAATTCTTCTACAATTCCTGTTTCTCTTTCTACTTTATGTTTGTTTTCTAAATTTTTTACACCGTTTACGGTTACTCTCATTTCGCTAGATGCATTTCCACCTAAAACGGGTCTGTCTTGTACTAAAACAACTTTTGCGCCATTTCTAGCGGCTGAAACTGCAGCAGAAATTCCAGACATTCCTCCACCAATTACTGCAACATCAACAACTAAAGTTTTTCTACGAATTGGATCTTTTTTTAAAGTCTCTCTTAATGCTTTTTCTTCCTTAAATAAAACATTTGTGCTATTAGATGTTTGAGCAGAAATGTCTCCTATGATTGGAAATATACTTGCTGCTACAACTCCTTGAGTTCCTTTTTTAAAAAAATCTCTTCTTTTCATTGTTTCTTATTTAAGTGTGTTCTTAAGTTCTTTTCTAAATTTTTCTATAATTTCTTTATTAGAAGAATTACTAGCAATATTTGCCCATTCGTTTGGGTCGTTTCTATGGTCGTATAATTCTTCAAAACCGTTACTATAAATTGTATATCTATAGTTTTTACTTCTTAAAGAATGAATGCCTTTATCTTTTGAGGTAAGCACAAATTCATGAATTTCTTTCGAAGGTTTTTTTACGATACTAGAAATACTTTTACCTTCTAAATCATTTTTTTGAGGTAGATTAGCCATTTCAACAAGAGTAGGGTAGACGTCTAATAAAGAAACAATTGATGAACTTACTTTTCCGTTGCCATCTCTTGGGTCAAAAATTAATAAAGGAGTTTTTGCTGAGCGTTCCCACAAAACATTTTTAGACCAATGTTCTTTTTCTCCCAAATGCCAACCATGATCTCCCATTAAAACAATAATAGTATTATTAGCATATTTGCTGTTTTTTAATCCGTTTAATAAATGACCAACACATGCATCAGCAAAAGATACATTTGCCAAATATGCCCTAACAGCTTCTTTCCATTTTCCATGATCTACGATAGATTGATGAACCGATTTTTTTGCCATATTATTACCCATTTTACCAACATCATCTAAATCATATTTTATGGTTTTAGGTAGCTCAATATCTTCTAATTTATACATGTCAAAGAATTGTTTTGGCGCGTACCAAGGTAAATGGGGTCTAAAAATTCCACAAGCTAAAAAGAAAGGTTTATCATGACTTTCTTGTAGAAAATTTACTCCATAATCTGCAGATTTATAATCATTATTGTTTTCTAAAGTTACATCAACCGGAAACCAGTCAAAAGATCGTAAAAAAGATCCTTTAACTCCGTATTTTTTTAAATCTAAACCGTGTTTAAGTTTGTTTTTTTTGTCAGGAAAAGTTCCGCCTAAACCGCCTTCTTTTTCTTGTTGAAAAGATCCAGGATCGCTACCTTCTTTTGGCGCAGAAGCTTTTCCCATTGGGCTATGAAAAATTTTTCCTGCAGCAGCAGTTTTGTAACCATTTTTTTCAAAATATTGTGGAAGTGTAATTGTGTTTTCAAAACCTTTTTCTTCTCTAAAAACTTCTGAATTTCCATAAACTCCAGTTGTTGAAGGTCTATAACCAGTTAATATACTAGTTCTAGATGGGTTACACAATGGCGCAGCGCAATATGCATTTTTAAAAATAGTACTGTTTGCTGCAAGTGCATCAATATTTGGTGTTATGGCTTGTTTATTTCCGCCAAAAGCACCAACCCAATCATTTAAATCATCAACCATAATAAATAATACATTAGGTTTATCAGTATTATTTTGAGATGTAATAGTTAGGGTACATAAAATGCTTAAAAGAAATATGATACTTTTAATATTTAATTTCATAATGATTGTATTGTTCTGTTTGTTTGTACTAAATACTTGAATATTATTTAAATTGAAGGAGTTCTAAGTTTCAATAATGTAACTCTTAGTAAATATTTGTGTTTTTTAGTTTAAAAGGCTTGTTAGTTTTTTTGTAAACTCGATTCCTAATTTTTTTTGCCCCTCTGTATTGTAGTGTAAATTATCTGAATGTTTTGGGTAATCTAACCATTTAGGATCTAAAGAAGTCTTAACAATTTCTACAAATTTATCTACTCTCGTTATAGAATCCATCGCATTTCTAACTTGTTCTGGCCCTTTTTTATATTTTCTAGGTAAAACATTTATTTGACCAATTATAAAAGGCAATTTTTTTAAATCTAATTCTTTTCTATACGCTGCAATTAAATCTTCTAAGTTTTGTTGATAACTGCTTGCGGTAATTTCTTTATTAGTATCACTTTCACCTTGCATCCAGAGTAAGCCGAGAATTTTATAGTTTGTTCCTTTTAGTTCTTCTAAATTAGAATTGATAATTTTAATGTGTTCAGAAAACAATTTCATTTTCTTTTTTTCTGGATTTTTTTCAGCTAAATCTGCTTTTTCTTTAGACCAATTAGAATTCCAAGCACCATATAATGATGTGCCACCTACCGCTTTTTTTATAAATAAATATTTTTGATTTGGATTTTTTTCAGCTAAAGTAAGTCCTACAAAAAGTTCTGGGCCAAATTTATTTTCACCTTTTGAAACATAGAAAGATAAAGGTTTTACATTTTTTATTGAATTAGTTGAAGTACTTATTAAAACTCGATCAGAAATGTTGTCAATTCTTTTTATATCTTGTTTAGATAAATTACTAACAATTCCTTGTCCTGCCATATTAGATTGCCCAGCAAATAAAACAATATGTATTTCTTCTTGAGCAAATAATTTAAAACAGCTTAAAGTACAAATCAAAAAAATGAGTATTTCTTTTTTCATGAGTCTATTTTATCATTTTCATTAATTCAAAGGCAAAAGCTGTGCCTAATTTAACCTGACCTTCTGTGTTGTAATGAACATTATCTTTGTGCTTAGGGTAATCTAACCAATTTTGGTTTGTAGATGTTTTAATTAAAGCAGTAAAATGGGTTTTGTTTACAAAAGATTCCATTTGATTTCTAACAATTTTTGCTCCATCTTTTACACCATATCTTGAGTTTATTTCACCTATAACAAATGGCATTTTTTCTTCCTTAAAAATAGTTCTGTATTTTAAAATTAATGCTTTTAAATTAGAAGCATAACTTCTTGCAGCTTCTATTAAAGTGGCATCATTTTCTCCTTGCATCCAAGCTAAACCAATAATTTTATAAGTTTTTTCTTCGGATTTTAGAATCGCTAAACTTTTCTGAATATCTTCTATATGCATAGAAAATAATTGTAGTTTTTGCTTTTTGTCTTTTTCTATAGCTTGTGCTTTTTCTGATGACCAATTTGGGTTCCAAGCGCCATATAAAGCTGTGCCACCTTGAGATCTTTTTATAAGCAAATATTTTTTTGTAGGATTATTTTCTGCAAGTGTTAAACCCATTAATAACTCTGGACCAAATCGTTTTGTAAAATTGTATTTTTCTGATGGTTTATTATCATAGTATGATAACGGCTTAATTAATTTACCATTAAAAACTAAAGAAACTCTATCAGAAATCTTTTGAATTCGATTAATAATATTGCTTTCGAGTTCATCAAAATTACCAGCACCAGCCATATTAGATTGACCTGCTAATAAAACTACTTGAATATCTACATCATTTTGAGCTGTAATTTCTG
Protein-coding sequences here:
- a CDS encoding glycoside hydrolase family protein, translated to MKQFKILVLIAIMLQACASKIEEPKTLIDFFKPMPIQKPLVSDEIWGANNVLPRDISNGLEDPTMINSCYWDGKIVKSDDGKYHMYVCRWNQSLSHTDGWHLGSKGIHAVSDNIMGPYIDKGLLWPQWREGTGGNVIGLRMKDGRYAAVTSEITEGEVFVSNSPEGPFKLLGKIQIDSNGFNIGLAKYQNKKQLFFGHMSNVKILLRPDGRYMLIGRSTAVMISDNGILGPYKIMSDRIYKKYPELPQTRNEDPTIWYSGGMYHIVYNHWPTKTSHHFTSTDGIADWKYRGIAFKKEEFKIFKYTDGTINNWQFVERPTAYVENGHVTHFMFSVIDVKKGQDRGSDNHASKIVVVPFDGVAFDKYMQKLVKEEKK
- a CDS encoding glycoside hydrolase family protein is translated as MEPQKALISEGIWGDSNVIPRDTTNGLEDATLKKWCYWDGKIIKDDEGKYHMYASRWDEKYSHSKGWHIGSKGMHAVSNNIMGPYVDKGLLWPQWKEGIGHNVIGLRMHDGRFAAVTSELTDGEIFVSENPNGPFKLLGKIKVDPNGFSMGLARYQNKTKPHYGHMSNVKILLRPDGRYMLIGRSTAVMISDNGILGPYKIMSDRIYKKYPELPQTRNEDPTIWYSGGMYHIVYNHWPTKTSHHFTSEDGIADWKYRGIAFKKEEFKIFKYTDGTINDWQFVERPTAYVENGHVTHFMFSVIDVKKGQDRGSDNHASKIVVVPFDGVAFDKYMQKLVKEEKK
- a CDS encoding FAD-dependent oxidoreductase is translated as MKRRDFFKKGTQGVVAASIFPIIGDISAQTSNSTNVLFKEEKALRETLKKDPIRRKTLVVDVAVIGGGMSGISAAVSAARNGAKVVLVQDRPVLGGNASSEMRVTVNGVKNLENKHKVERETGIVEELLIENWHYNPQESYHVWDHVLYNYVIREKNLTLLLNTTALDVNIDENKIKSVVCRQLTTETDFTINAPVFVDCSGDGFVAATAGAEFKQGREGKAEFNEKYAPDKPDGWVMGDCFMMITKDMGRPVPFYAPEYAVPFDAEKAFKDKHRKIKHLKEGFWWVELGSDVDIIGERDEIRHKLMANFYGVWNHIKNSGDFPEAANIVLDWVGSIPGRRESRRFVGDYILSEPDMLGLRHFDDAIAFGGWSLDEHCPGGIENLNEPASYFHSRFKEVYQIPFRCLYSKNIDNLLFAGRNVSVTHIALSSTRIIGTCSMMGQAAGTAAAMCANKGVSPRKLYQNNINDLQEQLLRDDSYFPHRPAKDPKDKARTADLIFASSTSSGDVKNLLDGVSRDEINKIHHWQSEGLNAELQLEWNKPQKFTSVEMKFDTNLQRLMMMHKDPAKNKGQVTAVPPELIKDFTVEARVQGNWKEVGKKEYNITRLVKINFDEVKATAIRLKLKNTHGKENIRMFEVRCY
- a CDS encoding sulfatase → MKLNIKSIIFLLSILCTLTITSQNNTDKPNVLFIMVDDLNDWVGAFGGNKQAITPNIDALAANSTIFKNAYCAAPLCNPSRTSILTGYRPSTTGVYGNSEVFREEKGFENTITLPQYFEKNGYKTAAAGKIFHSPMGKASAPKEGSDPGSFQQEKEGGLGGTFPDKKNKLKHGLDLKKYGVKGSFLRSFDWFPVDVTLENNNDYKSADYGVNFLQESHDKPFFLACGIFRPHLPWYAPKQFFDMYKLEDIELPKTIKYDLDDVGKMGNNMAKKSVHQSIVDHGKWKEAVRAYLANVSFADACVGHLLNGLKNSKYANNTIIVLMGDHGWHLGEKEHWSKNVLWERSAKTPLLIFDPRDGNGKVSSSIVSLLDVYPTLVEMANLPQKNDLEGKSISSIVKKPSKEIHEFVLTSKDKGIHSLRSKNYRYTIYSNGFEELYDHRNDPNEWANIASNSSNKEIIEKFRKELKNTLK
- a CDS encoding sialate O-acetylesterase; this translates as MKKEILIFLICTLSCFKLFAQEEIHIVLFAGQSNMAGQGIVSNLSKQDIKRIDNISDRVLISTSTNSIKNVKPLSFYVSKGENKFGPELFVGLTLAEKNPNQKYLFIKKAVGGTSLYGAWNSNWSKEKADLAEKNPEKKKMKLFSEHIKIINSNLEELKGTNYKILGLLWMQGESDTNKEITASSYQQNLEDLIAAYRKELDLKKLPFIIGQINVLPRKYKKGPEQVRNAMDSITRVDKFVEIVKTSLDPKWLDYPKHSDNLHYNTEGQKKLGIEFTKKLTSLLN
- a CDS encoding sialate O-acetylesterase, whose translation is MKKNIFLLFLLMLASCKSSEITAQNDVDIQVVLLAGQSNMAGAGNFDELESNIINRIQKISDRVSLVFNGKLIKPLSYYDNKPSEKYNFTKRFGPELLMGLTLAENNPTKKYLLIKRSQGGTALYGAWNPNWSSEKAQAIEKDKKQKLQLFSMHIEDIQKSLAILKSEEKTYKIIGLAWMQGENDATLIEAARSYASNLKALILKYRTIFKEEKMPFVIGEINSRYGVKDGAKIVRNQMESFVNKTHFTALIKTSTNQNWLDYPKHKDNVHYNTEGQVKLGTAFAFELMKMIK